The Gasterosteus aculeatus chromosome 17, fGasAcu3.hap1.1, whole genome shotgun sequence genome includes a window with the following:
- the ip6k1 gene encoding inositol hexakisphosphate kinase 1 isoform X1 has translation MCLPHTNIMDNKLQGVGQGGGATLRSRAGGVPLEPFVHQVGGHTSMMRYDDHTVCKPLISREQRFYESLPPDMKEFTPEYKGVVLVCFEGDSDGYINLVAYPYVESNMEGGAAEHEERDPPEREQPRRKHSRRSLHRSSSEHKEERPDRREAHDAEASDTLAELKSPRIDPKVYSDVPFQMLDWNSGLSSEQISHNPWSLRCHKQQLSRMRSESKDRKLFKPEFLLLENVVHHFSYPCILDLKMGTRQHGDDASEEKAARQMKKCEQSTSASLGVRVCGMQVYQPHTGHYLCRNKYYGRGLSSEGFRQALQQYMHNGKGLRRDLFEPILSKLRSLKAVLERQASYRFYSSSLLIIYEGKEPEGPSVLSSGQHAASHQKTPAAPVEPRRGPAPHAPPAPGAPCETDMSQIPDPGPPPSQGPGLMAKPAPSPRPPPQAPPSKSDCHSFHSSLPSPHPRPDSSSPAPGSISFPPAPPPPAAARQPQQPPMVDVRMIDFAHSTFKGFRGDTAVHDGPDRGYVFGLESLVQILESLQGDNLP, from the exons ATGTGCCTCCCTCACACCAACATCATGGACAACAAGTTACAGGGGGTGGGCCAGGGGGGAGGGGCTACACTTCGATCGCGGGCAGGCGGCGTCCCGCTGGAGCCCTTTGTGCACCAG GTGGGAGGTCACACCAGCATGATGCGCTATGATGACCACACGGTGTGCAAGCCTCTGATCAGCAGAGAGCAGCGCTTCTACGAGTCTCTGCCTCCGGACATGAAGGAGTTCACGCCAGAGTATAAAG GCGTGGTGCTGGTGTGTTTCGAGGGCGACTCGGACGGCTACATCAACCTGGTGGCGTACCCCTACGTGGAGAGcaacatggaggggggggcggcggagcACGAGGAGCGCGACCCCCCCGAGCGGGAGCAGCCGAGGAGGAAGCACTCGCGGCGCAGCCTCCACCGCTCCTCGTCAGAGCACAAGGAGGAGCGGCCCGACAGGAGGGAGGCGCACGACGCCGAAGCTTCTGATAC CCTCGCAGAGCTGAAGAGTCCGAGGATCGACCCGAAGGTCTACTCGGACGTTCCGTTCCAGATGTTGGACTGGAACAGCGGTTTGAGTTCGGAGCAGATCAGCCACAACCCCTGGAGCCTCCGATGCCACAAGCAGCAGCTCAGTCGCATGAGGTCCGAATCCAAGGACCGCAAGCTCTTCA AACCAGAGTTTCTGTTGCTGGAGAACGTGGTTCACCACTTCTCGTACCCCTGCATCCTGGACCTGAAGATGGGCACCAGGCAGCACGGCGACGACGCCTCCGAGGAGAAGGCAGCCAGGCAGATGAAGAAATGTGAACAGAGCACTTCAGCCTCGCTGGGGGTCAGAGTGTGTGGCATGCAG GTGTACCAGCCCCACACCGGCCACTACCTCTGCAGGAACAAGTACTACGGCCGCGGCCTGTCGAGCGAAGGCTTCCGCCAGGCCCTCCAGCAGTACATGCACAACGGAAAGGGTCTGAGGCGGGACCTCTTCGAGCCGATCCTCAGTAAGCTGCGCAGCCTGAAGGCGGTGCTGGAGCGGCAGGCGTCCTACCGCTTCTACTCGTCTTCGCTGCTCATCATCTACGAGGGGAAG GAACCCGAGGGCCCTTCAGTCCTCAGCTCTGGGCAGCATGCAGCCTCTCATCAGAAGACCCCCGCGGCCCCCGTAGAGCCCCgccgaggccccgccccccacgCTCCCCCAGCCCCAGGCGCTCCCTGTGAAACGGACATGAGCCAGATCCCGGACCCGGGGCCTCCGCCCTCTCAGGGGCCCGGACTGATGGCTAagcccgccccctcccctcgaCCTCCCCCGCAGGCCCCGCCCTCCAAGTCAGACTGCCACTCCTTCCACTCATCTCTCCCCTCGCCTCATCCACGTCCGgactcctcctccccggctcccgGCTCAATTTCCTTcccgccggctcctcctcctcctgctgctgcacgtCAGCCCCAGCAGCCCCCCATGGTGGACGTGCGTATGATCGACTTCGCCCACTCCACCTTCAAGGGTTTCCGTGGCGACACAGCCGTGCACGACGGACCGGACCGGGGCTACGTGTTCGGACTGGAGAGCCTGGTCCAGATCCTGGAGAGTCTGCAGGGCGACAACTTGCCgtag
- the ip6k1 gene encoding inositol hexakisphosphate kinase 1 isoform X2 — protein MCLPHTNIMDNKLQGVGQGGGATLRSRAGGVPLEPFVHQVGGHTSMMRYDDHTVCKPLISREQRFYESLPPDMKEFTPEYKGVVLVCFEGDSDGYINLVAYPYVESNMEGGAAEHEERDPPEREQPRRKHSRRSLHRSSSEHKEERPDRREAHDAEASDTLAELKSPRIDPKVYSDVPFQMLDWNSGLSSEQISHNPWSLRCHKQQLSRMRSESKDRKLFKFLLLENVVHHFSYPCILDLKMGTRQHGDDASEEKAARQMKKCEQSTSASLGVRVCGMQVYQPHTGHYLCRNKYYGRGLSSEGFRQALQQYMHNGKGLRRDLFEPILSKLRSLKAVLERQASYRFYSSSLLIIYEGKEPEGPSVLSSGQHAASHQKTPAAPVEPRRGPAPHAPPAPGAPCETDMSQIPDPGPPPSQGPGLMAKPAPSPRPPPQAPPSKSDCHSFHSSLPSPHPRPDSSSPAPGSISFPPAPPPPAAARQPQQPPMVDVRMIDFAHSTFKGFRGDTAVHDGPDRGYVFGLESLVQILESLQGDNLP, from the exons ATGTGCCTCCCTCACACCAACATCATGGACAACAAGTTACAGGGGGTGGGCCAGGGGGGAGGGGCTACACTTCGATCGCGGGCAGGCGGCGTCCCGCTGGAGCCCTTTGTGCACCAG GTGGGAGGTCACACCAGCATGATGCGCTATGATGACCACACGGTGTGCAAGCCTCTGATCAGCAGAGAGCAGCGCTTCTACGAGTCTCTGCCTCCGGACATGAAGGAGTTCACGCCAGAGTATAAAG GCGTGGTGCTGGTGTGTTTCGAGGGCGACTCGGACGGCTACATCAACCTGGTGGCGTACCCCTACGTGGAGAGcaacatggaggggggggcggcggagcACGAGGAGCGCGACCCCCCCGAGCGGGAGCAGCCGAGGAGGAAGCACTCGCGGCGCAGCCTCCACCGCTCCTCGTCAGAGCACAAGGAGGAGCGGCCCGACAGGAGGGAGGCGCACGACGCCGAAGCTTCTGATAC CCTCGCAGAGCTGAAGAGTCCGAGGATCGACCCGAAGGTCTACTCGGACGTTCCGTTCCAGATGTTGGACTGGAACAGCGGTTTGAGTTCGGAGCAGATCAGCCACAACCCCTGGAGCCTCCGATGCCACAAGCAGCAGCTCAGTCGCATGAGGTCCGAATCCAAGGACCGCAAGCTCTTCA AGTTTCTGTTGCTGGAGAACGTGGTTCACCACTTCTCGTACCCCTGCATCCTGGACCTGAAGATGGGCACCAGGCAGCACGGCGACGACGCCTCCGAGGAGAAGGCAGCCAGGCAGATGAAGAAATGTGAACAGAGCACTTCAGCCTCGCTGGGGGTCAGAGTGTGTGGCATGCAG GTGTACCAGCCCCACACCGGCCACTACCTCTGCAGGAACAAGTACTACGGCCGCGGCCTGTCGAGCGAAGGCTTCCGCCAGGCCCTCCAGCAGTACATGCACAACGGAAAGGGTCTGAGGCGGGACCTCTTCGAGCCGATCCTCAGTAAGCTGCGCAGCCTGAAGGCGGTGCTGGAGCGGCAGGCGTCCTACCGCTTCTACTCGTCTTCGCTGCTCATCATCTACGAGGGGAAG GAACCCGAGGGCCCTTCAGTCCTCAGCTCTGGGCAGCATGCAGCCTCTCATCAGAAGACCCCCGCGGCCCCCGTAGAGCCCCgccgaggccccgccccccacgCTCCCCCAGCCCCAGGCGCTCCCTGTGAAACGGACATGAGCCAGATCCCGGACCCGGGGCCTCCGCCCTCTCAGGGGCCCGGACTGATGGCTAagcccgccccctcccctcgaCCTCCCCCGCAGGCCCCGCCCTCCAAGTCAGACTGCCACTCCTTCCACTCATCTCTCCCCTCGCCTCATCCACGTCCGgactcctcctccccggctcccgGCTCAATTTCCTTcccgccggctcctcctcctcctgctgctgcacgtCAGCCCCAGCAGCCCCCCATGGTGGACGTGCGTATGATCGACTTCGCCCACTCCACCTTCAAGGGTTTCCGTGGCGACACAGCCGTGCACGACGGACCGGACCGGGGCTACGTGTTCGGACTGGAGAGCCTGGTCCAGATCCTGGAGAGTCTGCAGGGCGACAACTTGCCgtag